A single Alosa sapidissima isolate fAloSap1 chromosome 17, fAloSap1.pri, whole genome shotgun sequence DNA region contains:
- the acbd5a gene encoding acyl-CoA-binding domain-containing protein 5A isoform X2, whose translation MMADDNKPIHELRFDAAVKVIQSLPADGSFQPSNEMMLKFYSYYKQATQGPCNIPRPGFWDPVGKVKWDAWNALGEMSREEAMTAYVDEMKLILESMPVTDEVERLLKILGPFYEMVDEKKVNQVSDLSGGIGDVMGKTSKAVTKSIIRNLEMNGSLDDHMSKLEAKRRAIKNTEDDDIEEEEEEDEEEIVEVKKAPPPRKKGSSGKPKAPLSNGSVAHGGIPLTNGTHSSKSALNGNGVKEEPDDMALPDGTMEVNGHLSDLPEDMCSHQHVASDSDSEVYCDSVDQFGMEEGSEVHTNHAPDLEDNHHSSLSFTEELGTPVSDAEDLQAGSEGVQHGGEDGKTGSGSSHRHRIPAERADNSLVRRSRGSRSSSSSGGIQRMLQGNGGDGERWGSEGAVGGNLNEQIVTALARLQEDMQSVLQRLHTLEALTASQARSLALSPNFPSPHVTKRPSWWPFEVSPGTVAFAVVWPFVVQWLIRLYLQRRRRRIH comes from the exons ATGATGGCGGATGACAACAAACCAATCCACGAGCTGCGTTTTGACGCTGCAGTCAAAGTGATTCAGAGTTTACCTGCGGACG GTTCCTTTCAGCCTTCCAATGAGATGATGTTGAAGTTCTACAGTTACTACAAGCAGGCCACACAGGGACCTTGCAACATTCCACGGCCAGGCTTCTGGGACCCAGTGGGCAAAGTCAAATG GGATGCATGGAATGCTCTTGGAGAAATGTCAAGAGAGGAGGCCATGACTGCATATGTTGATGAAATGAAACTG ATTCTGGAGAGCATGCCGGTGACGGATGAGGTCGAGAGACTGCTTAAGATCTTGGGGCCATTTTATGAGATGGTGGATGAAAAGAAGGTCAACCAAGTGTCTGACCTGTCCGGAG GTATTGGGGATGTTATGGGCAAAACATCCAAGGCAGTCACCAAGAGTATCATCAGGAACCTGGAAATGAATGGCTCTTTAGACGATCATATGTCCAAATTGGAAGCCAAGAGGAGAGCCATCAAGAATACGGAAGATGATGAcattgaggaggaggaggaggaagatgaagaggagatTGTAGAAGTTAAAAAAG CCCCACCACCAAGAAAGAAAGGGTCATCGGGGAAGCCTAAAGCACCCTTATCAAATGGTAGTGTGGCCCATGGAGGCATCCCTTTAACGAATGGCACGCACAGCTCCAAGTCTGCTCTTAATGGAAATGGTGTGAAAGAGGAGCCAGATGACATGGCCCTACCTGATGGAACCATGGAGGTCAATGGCCATCTCAGTG ATCTCCCTGAGGACATGTGTAGCCACCAGCATGTGGCCAGCGACTCAGACAGTGAGGTTTACTGTGACTCGGTTGACCAGTTTGGTATGGAGGAG GGCTCAGAGGTGCACACCAACCATGCCCCGGACCTCGAGGACAATCACCACAGCTCCCTGTCTTTCACCGAGGAGCTTGGCACAcccgtgtctgacgcagaggACCTGCAGGCAGGGTCCGAGGGCGTCCAGCATGGGGGGGAGGACGGTAAGACTGGGTCAGGCTCTTCACACAGGCACAGGATACCTGCAGAGCGAGCCGACAACTCACTGGTCCGCAGGAGCAGAG GCTCCAGATCTTCTTCCTCGAGTGGTGGGATCCAGAGGATGTTGCAGGGCAACGGGGGAGATGGGGAGCGCTGGGGTTCGGAAGGCGCAGTTGGAGGGAATCTCAATGAGCAGATAGTGACCGCACTGGCAAGGCTACAGGAAGATATGCAGAGCGTACTCCAGAGGTTGCACACTCTGGAGGCCCTCACTGCCTCCCAG GCGCGGTCACTTGCCTTGTCTCCAAACTTTCCATCACCCCATGTAACAAAG AGACCTTCCTGGTGGCCCTTTGAAGTATCCCCAGGCACCGTGGCCTTTGCAGTGGTGTGGCCATTTGTTGTGCAGTGGCTTATTCGCCTGTACCTCCAGCGAAGGAGACG GCGGATCCACTGA
- the acbd5a gene encoding acyl-CoA-binding domain-containing protein 5A isoform X1 yields the protein MMADDNKPIHELRFDAAVKVIQSLPADGSFQPSNEMMLKFYSYYKQATQGPCNIPRPGFWDPVGKVKWDAWNALGEMSREEAMTAYVDEMKLILESMPVTDEVERLLKILGPFYEMVDEKKVNQVSDLSGARLARFARQLEGIGDVMGKTSKAVTKSIIRNLEMNGSLDDHMSKLEAKRRAIKNTEDDDIEEEEEEDEEEIVEVKKAPPPRKKGSSGKPKAPLSNGSVAHGGIPLTNGTHSSKSALNGNGVKEEPDDMALPDGTMEVNGHLSDLPEDMCSHQHVASDSDSEVYCDSVDQFGMEEGSEVHTNHAPDLEDNHHSSLSFTEELGTPVSDAEDLQAGSEGVQHGGEDGKTGSGSSHRHRIPAERADNSLVRRSRGSRSSSSSGGIQRMLQGNGGDGERWGSEGAVGGNLNEQIVTALARLQEDMQSVLQRLHTLEALTASQARSLALSPNFPSPHVTKRPSWWPFEVSPGTVAFAVVWPFVVQWLIRLYLQRRRRRIH from the exons ATGATGGCGGATGACAACAAACCAATCCACGAGCTGCGTTTTGACGCTGCAGTCAAAGTGATTCAGAGTTTACCTGCGGACG GTTCCTTTCAGCCTTCCAATGAGATGATGTTGAAGTTCTACAGTTACTACAAGCAGGCCACACAGGGACCTTGCAACATTCCACGGCCAGGCTTCTGGGACCCAGTGGGCAAAGTCAAATG GGATGCATGGAATGCTCTTGGAGAAATGTCAAGAGAGGAGGCCATGACTGCATATGTTGATGAAATGAAACTG ATTCTGGAGAGCATGCCGGTGACGGATGAGGTCGAGAGACTGCTTAAGATCTTGGGGCCATTTTATGAGATGGTGGATGAAAAGAAGGTCAACCAAGTGTCTGACCTGTCCGGAG CCCGACTGGCAAGATTTGCTAGACAACTGGAAG GTATTGGGGATGTTATGGGCAAAACATCCAAGGCAGTCACCAAGAGTATCATCAGGAACCTGGAAATGAATGGCTCTTTAGACGATCATATGTCCAAATTGGAAGCCAAGAGGAGAGCCATCAAGAATACGGAAGATGATGAcattgaggaggaggaggaggaagatgaagaggagatTGTAGAAGTTAAAAAAG CCCCACCACCAAGAAAGAAAGGGTCATCGGGGAAGCCTAAAGCACCCTTATCAAATGGTAGTGTGGCCCATGGAGGCATCCCTTTAACGAATGGCACGCACAGCTCCAAGTCTGCTCTTAATGGAAATGGTGTGAAAGAGGAGCCAGATGACATGGCCCTACCTGATGGAACCATGGAGGTCAATGGCCATCTCAGTG ATCTCCCTGAGGACATGTGTAGCCACCAGCATGTGGCCAGCGACTCAGACAGTGAGGTTTACTGTGACTCGGTTGACCAGTTTGGTATGGAGGAG GGCTCAGAGGTGCACACCAACCATGCCCCGGACCTCGAGGACAATCACCACAGCTCCCTGTCTTTCACCGAGGAGCTTGGCACAcccgtgtctgacgcagaggACCTGCAGGCAGGGTCCGAGGGCGTCCAGCATGGGGGGGAGGACGGTAAGACTGGGTCAGGCTCTTCACACAGGCACAGGATACCTGCAGAGCGAGCCGACAACTCACTGGTCCGCAGGAGCAGAG GCTCCAGATCTTCTTCCTCGAGTGGTGGGATCCAGAGGATGTTGCAGGGCAACGGGGGAGATGGGGAGCGCTGGGGTTCGGAAGGCGCAGTTGGAGGGAATCTCAATGAGCAGATAGTGACCGCACTGGCAAGGCTACAGGAAGATATGCAGAGCGTACTCCAGAGGTTGCACACTCTGGAGGCCCTCACTGCCTCCCAG GCGCGGTCACTTGCCTTGTCTCCAAACTTTCCATCACCCCATGTAACAAAG AGACCTTCCTGGTGGCCCTTTGAAGTATCCCCAGGCACCGTGGCCTTTGCAGTGGTGTGGCCATTTGTTGTGCAGTGGCTTATTCGCCTGTACCTCCAGCGAAGGAGACG GCGGATCCACTGA